From one bacterium Scap17 genomic stretch:
- the hflK gene encoding FtsH protease activity modulator HflK, with protein MAWNEPGGGNQHDPWSGGGRNGDKKGGGGNGGGNGGPPDLDEALKKFQDKLNGMLGNGRKRRGGAGGNGGNGGSTNAFALPGIIGVILVAIWAASGFYLVDQSERGVVLRFGKYNDIVGPGLHWNPPIIDDVREVNVTKVRSLSQTKSMLTRDENIVEVQMSVQYQVSNPRDFLLNVRAPEISLENAMDSALRHEVGSADMNDILTSGRELLASNVKSRLQSYLDNYGVGLTLQTINVESTSAPAAVQDSFDDVIKAREDRQRTINQALAYENSILPEAQGQAQRIIEEAEGYKESVVAKSQGEANRFTSLLTEYQKAPEIIRERMYLETMGEVLGKTNKVLVDVENGNSLMYLPLDKLANKSSAAAEDSSGMSRSELDRVSRQASDALSRSQSNDSSNSIRREGRQ; from the coding sequence ATGGCTTGGAATGAGCCGGGTGGCGGCAACCAGCATGACCCGTGGAGCGGCGGTGGTCGCAACGGGGACAAGAAGGGGGGCGGGGGTAACGGCGGTGGCAATGGTGGGCCGCCCGACCTCGACGAAGCGCTGAAGAAATTCCAGGACAAGCTCAACGGCATGCTCGGCAATGGCCGCAAGCGTCGTGGCGGTGCCGGTGGCAATGGCGGCAACGGTGGCAGCACCAATGCCTTCGCGCTGCCGGGTATCATCGGTGTCATCCTGGTCGCCATCTGGGCGGCTTCCGGCTTCTATCTGGTCGATCAGTCAGAGCGTGGCGTCGTGCTGCGTTTCGGCAAGTACAACGACATCGTCGGTCCGGGTCTGCACTGGAATCCGCCGATCATCGATGATGTGCGTGAGGTCAACGTCACCAAGGTGCGTTCGCTCTCCCAGACCAAGTCGATGCTGACCCGGGACGAGAACATCGTCGAAGTCCAGATGTCCGTGCAGTATCAGGTGTCCAACCCGCGTGATTTCCTGCTCAACGTCCGTGCGCCCGAGATCAGTCTCGAGAACGCCATGGACTCCGCGCTGCGTCACGAAGTCGGCAGTGCCGACATGAACGACATCCTGACCTCCGGTCGTGAGCTGCTGGCCAGCAACGTCAAGTCGCGCCTGCAGTCCTATCTGGACAACTATGGTGTCGGCCTGACGCTGCAGACCATCAACGTCGAGTCCACCTCTGCGCCGGCAGCGGTCCAGGATTCCTTCGATGACGTCATCAAGGCGCGCGAGGATCGTCAGCGCACGATCAACCAGGCGCTGGCCTACGAGAACTCGATTCTTCCGGAAGCCCAGGGTCAGGCGCAGCGCATCATCGAGGAAGCCGAGGGTTACAAGGAGTCCGTGGTCGCGAAGTCCCAGGGTGAAGCCAACCGCTTCACGTCCCTGCTGACCGAGTACCAGAAGGCGCCGGAAATCATCCGCGAGCGCATGTACTTGGAAACCATGGGCGAAGTGCTCGGCAAGACCAACAAGGTGCTGGTGGATGTCGAGAACGGCAATTCCCTCATGTACCTGCCGTTGGACAAGCTGGCCAACAAGTCCAGTGCTGCCGCCGAAGACAGCAGTGGCATGAGTCGTAGCGAGCTGGACCGTGTGTCCCGACAGGCGAGTGATGCCCTGAGCCGCAGCCAGAGCAATGATAGCAGCAACAGCATCCGTCGGGAGGGTCGTCAATGA
- the hflC gene encoding protease modulator HflC, whose translation MINNRSLMAVAGLAVVAWLGSNSLYTVDETQRAIKLKFGEVVEDNIQPGLHFKLPVYNTIRTFDTRVLTLDAQASRYLTREKKAVIVDSFVKWKIVDPKRYYEATSGEEQMAERLIAPRVDESLRNEFGKLELVQIISEQRDALMKKPTEELDEVMRKELGVSILDIRVKRIDLPDEVSQAVYERMKTERQREAREYRAQGQEQAEKIQANADRRRSVLLAQAEEQAQTLRGEGDASAAAIYAGAYGADTEFFRFYRSLQAYRDSFKGDGNMMVMQPDSEFFRFFKDPQGSNQ comes from the coding sequence ATGATCAACAATCGCTCACTGATGGCCGTCGCCGGTCTGGCCGTAGTGGCCTGGCTTGGCAGTAACAGCCTCTACACGGTTGATGAGACCCAGCGCGCCATCAAGCTCAAGTTTGGTGAAGTGGTGGAAGACAACATCCAGCCCGGTCTGCATTTCAAGCTGCCGGTCTACAACACGATCCGTACCTTCGATACGCGCGTGTTGACGCTGGATGCCCAGGCAAGTCGTTATCTGACCCGCGAGAAGAAGGCCGTCATCGTCGACTCCTTCGTCAAGTGGAAGATCGTCGATCCGAAGCGCTACTACGAAGCGACCTCCGGCGAAGAGCAGATGGCCGAGCGCCTGATCGCGCCGCGTGTCGACGAGAGTCTGCGTAACGAGTTCGGCAAGCTCGAACTGGTGCAGATCATCTCCGAGCAGCGTGACGCGCTGATGAAGAAGCCCACCGAAGAGCTCGACGAGGTGATGCGCAAGGAACTGGGGGTGTCGATTCTCGATATCCGCGTCAAGCGTATCGACCTGCCGGACGAAGTCTCCCAGGCGGTCTACGAGCGTATGAAGACCGAGCGTCAGCGTGAGGCACGTGAGTATCGTGCCCAGGGTCAGGAGCAGGCCGAGAAGATCCAGGCCAATGCCGATCGTCGCCGTTCCGTCCTGCTCGCGCAGGCCGAAGAGCAGGCGCAGACCCTGCGCGGTGAAGGCGATGCCTCCGCCGCTGCCATCTATGCCGGTGCCTACGGGGCGGATACCGAGTTCTTCCGCTTCTACCGCTCTCTGCAGGCCTATCGCGACAGCTTCAAGGGCGATGGCAACATGATGGTCATGCAGCCGGACAGCGAGTTCTTCCGCTTCTTCAAGGACCCGCAGGGCAGCAACCAGTAA
- a CDS encoding ATP phosphoribosyltransferase regulatory subunit: MTIADRWLLPDGMDEVLPPQATRMEALRRALLDLYHRFGYDLVLPPPVEFLDSLLTGTGTELDLQTFKLTDQMTGRMMGASADVTPQVARMDAHSLHREGPVRLCYCANVLRTKADKHQGGRSPVQVGAELFGHAGLEADHEILHLALTSLEQAGAGELHLALGHIGIYRALIAEAGMNDEHERELFAAIERKQYSALDALIDRVVGDKVVAGMLKALPHLHGDDEILAQARTAFAGAPAAVASALDQLTALSCAVRERHPQVTLYFDLAELRGYEYHTGMVFAAYVPGYGQALAKGGRYDDTGRAFGRARPATGFSMDLKQLASLAVQAPACDGIWAPALNDSALRECVDQLRAAGERVIEALPGQTTGADAHRCNRELVNGDGGWQVVTLDA; this comes from the coding sequence ATGACCATCGCAGATCGCTGGCTCCTCCCGGATGGCATGGATGAGGTATTGCCCCCTCAGGCAACCCGTATGGAGGCGCTGCGCCGCGCGCTGCTCGACCTCTATCATCGCTTCGGCTATGACCTGGTGCTGCCGCCGCCCGTCGAATTTCTTGATTCGCTGCTGACCGGCACCGGTACCGAGCTTGATCTGCAGACCTTCAAGCTGACCGACCAGATGACCGGTCGCATGATGGGCGCCAGCGCCGACGTCACCCCGCAGGTGGCGCGCATGGACGCTCACTCTCTGCACCGCGAAGGCCCGGTACGTCTGTGCTACTGCGCCAACGTGCTGCGTACCAAGGCGGACAAGCACCAGGGCGGTCGCAGTCCGGTGCAGGTCGGTGCCGAGCTCTTCGGTCACGCCGGCCTCGAGGCCGACCACGAGATTCTGCATCTGGCCCTGACCAGTCTCGAGCAGGCCGGCGCGGGTGAATTGCACCTGGCACTGGGTCATATCGGCATCTACCGTGCCTTGATCGCCGAAGCCGGCATGAATGACGAGCACGAGCGTGAGCTGTTCGCTGCCATCGAGCGTAAACAGTATTCCGCTCTCGATGCATTGATCGATCGCGTGGTGGGTGACAAGGTAGTGGCGGGCATGCTCAAGGCGCTGCCGCACCTGCACGGTGATGACGAGATTCTGGCCCAGGCGCGTACCGCCTTCGCCGGCGCACCGGCGGCGGTCGCCAGCGCTCTGGATCAGTTGACGGCGCTGAGCTGCGCGGTCCGCGAGCGTCATCCGCAGGTCACGCTCTATTTCGATCTCGCCGAACTGCGCGGTTACGAGTACCACACCGGCATGGTGTTCGCGGCCTACGTCCCGGGTTACGGTCAGGCGCTGGCCAAGGGGGGGCGCTACGACGATACTGGACGAGCCTTCGGTCGTGCGCGTCCTGCCACCGGCTTCTCGATGGACCTCAAGCAGCTGGCCTCGCTGGCCGTGCAGGCTCCGGCCTGCGACGGCATCTGGGCGCCGGCACTCAACGACAGCGCGCTGCGTGAGTGTGTCGATCAGCTGCGTGCCGCTGGCGAGCGTGTCATCGAGGCCCTGCCGGGCCAGACCACCGGCGCGGATGCACACCGTTGCAATCGTGAGCTGGTCAATGGCGACGGCGGTTGGCAGGTCGTCACGCTCGATGCCTGA